The proteins below come from a single Pogoniulus pusillus isolate bPogPus1 chromosome 39, bPogPus1.pri, whole genome shotgun sequence genomic window:
- the CAMK1G gene encoding calcium/calmodulin-dependent protein kinase type 1G, producing the protein MGRKEEDESSSWKKQTSNIRKTFIFMEALGSGAFSEVFLVKQRSTGKLFALKCIKKSPLTRDSSLENEIAVLKKIKHENIVTLEDIYESTTHFYLVMQLVSGGELFDRILERGVYTEKDASVVIHQVLTAVKYLHENGIVHRDLKPENLLYLTPEDNSKIMITDFGLSKMEQNGIMSTACGTPGYVAPEVLAQKPYSKAVDCWSIGVITYILLCGYPPFYEETESKLFEKIKEGYYEFESPFWDDISESAKDFIRHLLEKNPTTRFTCEEALRHPWINGNTALHRDIYPSVSAQIQKNFAKSKWRQAFNAAAVVHHMKKLHMNGQGAAGGSLPALQVSETSRPNAPSLPTLPATPGKDKEPPLPLAPTQGCPKPPSQLEQDTGMQEQELQSSENTSVPTGSSPAPPDNHSPPSRTSCGCSPACVGHEKAKVSFCSETVLLKKSSKSHHFKSEVLVPMKSSKHSSHCGTGQTGVCLIM; encoded by the exons ATGGGTCGCAAGGAAGAGGATGAGAGCAGCTCCTGGAAGAAGCAGACGAGCAACATCCGGAAAACCTTCATCTTCATGGAGGCCCTGGGGTC AGGTGCCTTCTCCGAGGTGTTCCTGGTGAAGCAAAGAAGCACAGGCAAGCTCTTTGCTCTGAAATGCATCAAGAAGTCTCCTCTCACAAGGGACAGCAGCTTGGAGAACGAAATAGCAGTGCTGAAAAA GATAAAGCACGAAAACATTGTGACCTTAGAAGATATTTACGAAAGCACAACCCACTTCTACCTGGTCATGCAGCT GGTATCCGGGGGAGAGCTGTTTGACCGGATCCTGGAGCGAGGAGTTTACACCGAGAAAGATGCCAGTGTGGTGATCCACCAGGTCCTGACAGCGGTCAAGTACCTGCATGAAAATGGAATAGTCCACCGTGACCTGAAG CCTGAAAACCTTCTTTACCTTACTCCTGAAGACAACTCCAAAATCATGATCACAGACTTTGGCTTGTCCAAAATGGAGCAGAATGGCATCATGTCCACTGCCTGCGGGACTCCGGGATACGTCG CCCCTGAAGTCCTTGCCCAGAAACCATACAGCAAAGCTGTGGACTGCTGGTCCATTGGAGTCATCACCTATATCCT GCTGTGTGGTTATCCTCCCTTCTATGAAGAGACTGAATCCAAACTGTTTGAAAAGATTAAGGAAGGCTACTACGAGTTTGAGTCTCCGTTTTGGGATGACATCTCCGAGTCAG CCAAGGATTTCATCAGACACTTGCTggagaaaaacccaaccacaagGTTCACCTGTGAAGAAGCCCTGAGGCACCCATG GATTAATggaaacacagccctgcaccGTGACATTTACCCATCTGTCAGTGCTCAGATCCAGAAAAACTTTGCAAAGAGCAAATGGAGG CAAGCCTTCAACGCCGCGGCCGTGGTGCACCACATGAAGAAGCTCCACATGAACGGCCAGGGGGCGGCTGgaggctccctccctgccctgcaggtctCAGAGACATCCAGACCCAACGCCCCCtcgctgcccaccctgccagcaACACCAGGCAAAGACAAGGAGCCGCCGCTCCCTCTGGCCCCCACCCAGGGCTGTCCAAAGCCTCccagccagctggagcaggacacgGGAAtgcaagagcaggagctgcagagctcagagaacACATCAGTGCCCACGGGCAGCAGCCCAGCGCCGCCAGACAACCACAGCCCACCAAGCAGAACGtcctgtggctgcagcccagcctgtgtGGGGCATGAGAAAGCAAAGGTGTCCTTCTGCTCCGAGACAGTGCTCCTTAAGAAGTCCTCCAAATCCCA CCACTTCAAATCAGAAGTTCTGGTTCCAATGAAAAGCAGTAAGCACTCCTCACACTGTGGCACTGGGCAAACTGGAGTTTGTCTCATCATGTGA